The following are encoded in a window of Saccharothrix longispora genomic DNA:
- a CDS encoding S8 family serine peptidase, with amino-acid sequence MKSTRWRGTTWGAALVAVTVAASGLAPGADPARAQPPTGQEQRIGQVGRSGPDERHAVTLVTGDRVVLAGDGVRAFVAAPGRERTVFHTYERNGHLHVVPRDAARLISQGRVDPRLFDVTGLVEAGYDDARRDTVPLIVTGDEEPVAAGLGVTGSLPVVGSYTARVLKSEAAGAWRTLVSRASVRKVWLDGLRRTTLDRSTAQIGAPTAWAAGYTGKGVKVAVLDTGVDGDHPDLTGHVVAARNFTEDPDGTDGVGHGTHVAATIASSGAAYRGVAPEADLLDGKVCVAAGCQESAIVAGMEWAAEQGADVVNVSLGGGDTAELDPLEEAVNRLSERTGALFVVAAGNNARPGTISSPGSADAALTVGAVDRRDGIAPFSSRGPRTGDGGVKPDLTAPGVDVVAAKAANGTVGTPVGDGHVAMSGTSMATPHVAGAAALIAQQHPDWTGAQVKAALVASAKANPELTAFDQGAGRVDLAKAITTTVTAQPASLAMGLREWPHDDDVPVAKAVAYRNGGTTPVTLTLSADVRGPDGSAAPSGLVRVSPAKLTVPAGGEATATVTADTRLGSADGLYVGSVVATGGTTPLRTAVSVNREVESYDVAFDFVDATGAPAVDYYSSIIGLDNDTFAFPHDADGSFTLRLPKGDYFAGTDVQTGGAKLALLPRPRLTVDRDQRVVFDARTAAPLRITAPDAAAAEALGDITVVRRHGDRQAGISTAFLGGFGPDVSIAHTGPELSGDEVVSLIGSQLRGTPDGGTPVTYRLAWSQEGRLPTGFTRSPAAADLAEVRTTFGPGPSGRAFGHGGNPITPGGVGGWAWLPDVTSPGQAVNRVTTDLAWSWGFLQFGPDGGVEAALTSPERTYARGARAAEEANDPVFSPALPPSRSPYLGRRGDEVSFAVPLFTDGSGNGGTAAVSSARTTLLRDGVPVGETPYAGNGLFPVPPGEARFRVETEAVRAAGSSAFATRVAGAWTFRSGTTPGDGYAPLPLSVVRFTPELDASGAAPRGQALRVPLTVQQQEGAANGRVERIDVEVSFDDGATWTAAPVSGGAATVTTPGAAGFGSVRVKAVDSDGNEVEHTVVRAFKVA; translated from the coding sequence GTGAAGAGCACACGTTGGCGCGGCACGACGTGGGGAGCCGCGCTGGTCGCGGTGACCGTGGCGGCGAGCGGCCTGGCGCCGGGCGCGGACCCGGCGCGGGCCCAGCCGCCGACCGGGCAGGAACAGCGGATCGGGCAGGTCGGGCGGAGCGGGCCGGACGAGCGGCACGCGGTCACCCTGGTCACCGGCGACCGGGTCGTGCTGGCCGGTGACGGGGTGCGCGCGTTCGTCGCCGCACCGGGCCGTGAGCGCACCGTCTTCCACACCTACGAGCGGAACGGGCACCTGCACGTGGTGCCGCGCGACGCGGCGAGGCTGATCTCCCAGGGGCGGGTCGACCCCCGGCTGTTCGACGTCACGGGGCTCGTCGAGGCCGGGTACGACGACGCGCGCCGCGACACCGTGCCGCTGATCGTGACCGGTGACGAGGAACCCGTCGCGGCGGGCCTGGGCGTGACCGGGAGCCTGCCGGTGGTCGGCTCCTACACCGCGCGGGTCCTGAAGTCCGAGGCGGCCGGGGCCTGGCGGACGCTCGTGTCGAGGGCGAGCGTCCGCAAGGTGTGGCTGGACGGGCTCCGCCGGACGACCCTGGACCGCTCCACGGCGCAGATCGGCGCGCCGACCGCGTGGGCCGCCGGGTACACCGGCAAGGGCGTGAAGGTCGCCGTGCTGGACACCGGCGTCGACGGGGACCACCCGGACCTGACCGGGCACGTCGTGGCCGCGCGGAACTTCACCGAGGACCCGGACGGCACCGACGGCGTCGGCCACGGCACGCACGTCGCCGCCACGATCGCGAGCAGCGGCGCCGCCTACCGGGGCGTCGCGCCCGAGGCGGACCTGCTGGACGGCAAGGTGTGCGTGGCGGCGGGCTGCCAGGAGTCGGCGATCGTGGCCGGCATGGAGTGGGCGGCGGAGCAGGGCGCGGACGTGGTCAACGTCAGCCTCGGCGGCGGCGACACGGCGGAGCTGGACCCGCTGGAGGAGGCCGTGAACCGGCTGTCGGAGCGGACCGGCGCGCTGTTCGTGGTGGCCGCGGGCAACAACGCGCGCCCCGGGACGATCAGCTCGCCCGGCAGCGCCGACGCCGCGCTGACCGTGGGCGCGGTGGACCGCCGGGACGGCATCGCGCCGTTCTCCAGCCGGGGACCGCGGACCGGCGACGGCGGCGTGAAGCCGGACCTCACCGCGCCGGGCGTGGACGTCGTGGCGGCGAAGGCGGCGAACGGCACGGTCGGCACCCCCGTGGGCGACGGCCACGTGGCCATGTCCGGCACGTCGATGGCCACCCCGCACGTGGCGGGGGCGGCGGCGCTGATCGCCCAGCAGCACCCGGACTGGACGGGCGCGCAGGTCAAGGCGGCGCTGGTGGCGTCGGCGAAGGCCAACCCGGAGCTGACCGCGTTCGACCAGGGCGCGGGCCGGGTGGACCTCGCGAAGGCGATCACGACGACGGTCACGGCGCAGCCCGCGAGCCTCGCGATGGGCCTCCGGGAGTGGCCGCACGACGACGACGTGCCGGTCGCCAAGGCGGTCGCCTACCGCAACGGGGGGACGACGCCGGTGACGCTGACCCTGTCGGCGGACGTCCGGGGCCCGGACGGGTCGGCCGCCCCGAGCGGCCTGGTGCGCGTCTCACCGGCGAAGCTGACCGTCCCGGCCGGCGGCGAGGCGACCGCGACGGTCACCGCGGACACCCGGCTCGGGTCGGCGGACGGCCTGTACGTCGGCTCGGTCGTGGCCACCGGAGGCACGACGCCGCTGCGGACCGCGGTGAGCGTGAACCGCGAGGTGGAGAGCTACGACGTGGCGTTCGACTTCGTGGACGCGACCGGCGCGCCCGCGGTCGACTACTACTCGTCGATCATCGGCCTGGACAACGACACGTTCGCGTTCCCCCATGACGCCGACGGGTCGTTCACGCTGCGACTGCCGAAGGGCGACTACTTCGCCGGCACCGACGTGCAGACCGGCGGCGCGAAGCTCGCGCTGCTGCCCCGCCCCCGCCTCACCGTGGACCGCGACCAGCGGGTCGTGTTCGACGCCCGCACCGCGGCACCGCTCAGGATCACCGCGCCGGACGCGGCGGCGGCCGAGGCGCTGGGCGACATCACGGTGGTGCGCAGGCACGGCGACCGGCAGGCCGGCATCAGCACCGCGTTCCTCGGCGGGTTCGGCCCCGACGTGTCGATCGCGCACACCGGTCCGGAGCTGTCCGGCGACGAGGTGGTGTCGCTGATCGGGTCGCAGCTGCGCGGCACGCCCGACGGCGGCACGCCGGTGACCTACCGGCTCGCCTGGAGCCAGGAGGGCAGGCTGCCCACCGGGTTCACGAGGTCGCCGGCCGCGGCCGACCTCGCCGAGGTGCGCACGACGTTCGGCCCCGGTCCGTCCGGCCGCGCGTTCGGCCACGGCGGCAACCCGATCACGCCGGGCGGCGTGGGCGGCTGGGCGTGGCTGCCGGACGTCACCTCCCCCGGCCAGGCCGTCAACCGGGTCACCACGGACCTGGCGTGGTCGTGGGGCTTCCTCCAGTTCGGCCCGGACGGCGGCGTGGAGGCCGCGCTCACCTCGCCGGAGCGCACCTACGCCAGGGGCGCGCGGGCCGCCGAGGAGGCCAACGACCCGGTGTTCTCCCCCGCGCTGCCGCCGTCGCGCTCCCCGTACCTGGGGCGCAGGGGCGACGAGGTCTCGTTCGCGGTGCCGCTGTTCACCGACGGTTCGGGCAACGGCGGCACGGCGGCGGTGTCGTCGGCGCGGACCACGCTGCTGCGCGACGGCGTGCCGGTCGGCGAAACCCCCTACGCGGGCAACGGGTTGTTCCCGGTGCCGCCGGGCGAGGCGCGGTTCCGGGTGGAGACGGAGGCGGTGCGCGCGGCGGGGTCGTCGGCCTTCGCGACGCGGGTGGCCGGGGCGTGGACGTTCCGGTCGGGCACCACGCCCGGTGACGGGTACGCGCCGCTGCCGCTGTCGGTGGTGCGGTTCACGCCGGAACTCGACGCCTCCGGCGCGGCGCCGCGCGGGCAGGCGCTGCGGGTGCCGCTGACCGTGCAGCAGCAGGAGGGCGCCGCCAACGGCCGGGTGGAGCGGATCGACGTGGAGGTGTCGTTCGACGACGGCGCGACGTGGACCGCGGCGCCCGTGTCCGGTGGCGCGGCGACGGTCACCACGCCGGGCGCGGCCGGGTTCGGCTCGGTGCGGGTGAAGGCCGTCGACAGCGACGGCAACGAGGTGGAGCACACCGTCGTGCGGGCCTTCAAGGTCGCCTGA
- a CDS encoding S8 family serine peptidase — translation MSRSRTRWGVALAVAGLVAGGTSATAAPAPAAALPTAPPHTTGARGGDLPRTVTLVTGDRVVVAGDRLVSVTPGPGREDLVFHRFHRDGRLHVVPRDAARPLAEDRLDLRLFDVTGLVEAGYDDARRDTVPLIVTGTSASGARVTRSLAALGAVAAEAPKSATALPALLADPGVTKVWLDGKREPTLDRSTAQIGAPTAWAAGYTGTGVKVAVVDSGVDQDHPDLVGRQVAERNFTGDPDATDLVGHGTHVASTVASTRAPHRGVAPDAQIIDAKVCSVAACQESWIVDGMTWAVEQGADVLNVSLGGTDSPGLDPLEQAVEALSASSGALFVIAAGNSGRPGTIGSPGSAESALTVGAVDRDDSIAPFSSRGPRVGDGAPKPDVTAPGVGIVAAEADSGGDHVAMSGTSMATPHVAGAAALLAQQHPDWTGARIKAALMATARHNAELTAFDQGAGRVDLAKAITTAITADPPSLSFGSQPWPHDDDTPVTREVSLRNPGAAPVTLALTADADGSAPAGLFTVTPATVTIPAGGAATATVTADARVAGADGAYSGALVASGDGAELRVPLGVDREVESYDVRFDFVDADGAPAADYLAFVIGLDSDTVSVLTGEPGGTTARLPKGEYLVINEVATGTRRALLPRPSLTVTGDTTVTADARAARPIRVGYPDAGATPRVADLLVVREHRGLLHGIGTAFPGGYGDGTSIAHLGPELPADELGVLTGEQASGTPVDGTPVGYRFAWLHRGKAPTGLVRSPAKRDLAEVRTALGPVAEGSDLLYGAFPVLPQGISGLIWDADVDTRSIDYATTGDGLRWVFSPYQVRDGAGVAAQYSEPLALRAGRVHRERFNHAVFGPTLPASDRPYLSRAGDVIDFSVPVFGDGEGHTGGAAPASARTTLHRNGVLVGEEPYPGGGTFAVPPGPARFRIDTEVERAPGVSEFTTAVRSSWTFRSDTVPGAESRTLPLTVVRFAPDLDDATGSAPRGRLLRVPLVVEQQAAARVDRLTVEVSFDDGKSWSKVPVAGRTALVRNPGAAGFASLRVSGADRAGNGFEHTLIRAYKIA, via the coding sequence ATGTCCCGATCACGCACGCGCTGGGGGGTCGCGCTGGCCGTCGCGGGCCTCGTGGCCGGCGGCACGTCCGCCACCGCCGCTCCGGCACCCGCCGCCGCGTTACCCACCGCTCCACCGCACACCACCGGGGCGCGGGGCGGCGACCTGCCGCGCACCGTCACCCTCGTCACCGGCGACCGGGTCGTCGTGGCCGGCGACCGGCTCGTGTCGGTGACCCCCGGCCCCGGCCGGGAAGACCTCGTGTTCCACCGGTTCCACCGCGACGGGCGCCTGCACGTGGTGCCGCGCGACGCCGCCCGGCCGCTCGCCGAGGACCGGCTCGACCTGCGCCTGTTCGACGTCACCGGTCTGGTGGAGGCCGGCTACGACGACGCGCGGCGCGACACCGTGCCGCTGATCGTCACCGGGACCTCCGCGTCCGGCGCGCGGGTCACCCGCTCGCTGGCCGCGCTGGGCGCGGTGGCCGCCGAGGCGCCCAAGTCGGCGACCGCCCTGCCCGCGCTGCTCGCCGACCCCGGCGTCACCAAGGTGTGGCTGGACGGCAAGCGCGAGCCGACGCTGGACCGCTCCACCGCGCAGATCGGCGCGCCCACCGCGTGGGCCGCCGGGTACACCGGCACCGGCGTGAAGGTCGCCGTGGTGGACAGCGGCGTCGACCAGGACCACCCGGACCTGGTGGGCAGGCAGGTCGCCGAGCGCAACTTCACCGGCGACCCGGACGCCACCGACCTGGTGGGCCACGGCACGCACGTCGCCTCGACCGTCGCGAGCACCCGCGCGCCCCACCGGGGCGTCGCGCCGGACGCGCAGATCATCGACGCCAAGGTGTGCTCGGTGGCGGCCTGCCAGGAGTCCTGGATCGTCGACGGCATGACGTGGGCGGTCGAGCAGGGCGCGGACGTCCTCAACGTGAGCCTCGGCGGCACCGACAGCCCCGGCCTGGACCCGCTGGAGCAGGCCGTGGAGGCGCTGTCCGCGAGCAGCGGCGCGCTGTTCGTCATCGCCGCCGGCAACTCCGGGCGGCCCGGCACGATCGGTTCGCCGGGCAGCGCCGAGTCCGCGCTCACCGTGGGCGCGGTGGACCGCGACGACAGCATCGCGCCGTTCTCCAGCCGGGGCCCGCGCGTCGGCGACGGCGCGCCCAAGCCGGACGTCACCGCGCCCGGCGTGGGCATCGTGGCCGCCGAGGCGGACAGCGGCGGCGACCACGTCGCCATGTCCGGCACGTCCATGGCCACCCCGCACGTCGCGGGCGCCGCCGCGCTGCTCGCCCAGCAGCACCCCGACTGGACCGGCGCGCGGATCAAGGCCGCCCTCATGGCGACCGCGCGGCACAACGCCGAGCTGACCGCGTTCGACCAGGGCGCGGGCCGCGTCGACCTCGCGAAGGCGATCACCACCGCGATCACCGCCGACCCGCCGTCGCTGTCGTTCGGCTCGCAGCCGTGGCCGCACGACGACGACACCCCCGTCACCCGCGAGGTGTCGCTGCGCAACCCGGGCGCCGCGCCGGTCACGCTCGCGCTGACCGCCGACGCCGACGGGTCGGCCCCGGCCGGCCTGTTCACGGTCACCCCCGCCACCGTCACGATCCCCGCGGGCGGCGCGGCCACCGCGACCGTCACCGCCGACGCGCGGGTCGCCGGGGCCGATGGCGCGTACAGCGGCGCGCTCGTCGCGAGCGGCGACGGCGCGGAGCTGCGCGTGCCGCTCGGCGTGGACCGCGAGGTGGAGAGCTACGACGTGAGGTTCGACTTCGTCGACGCCGACGGCGCGCCCGCCGCCGACTACCTCGCGTTCGTCATCGGCCTGGACTCCGACACCGTCTCGGTGCTCACCGGCGAACCGGGCGGGACGACCGCGCGGCTGCCCAAGGGCGAGTACCTGGTGATCAACGAGGTGGCGACCGGCACGAGGCGGGCGCTGCTGCCGCGCCCCAGCCTGACCGTCACCGGCGACACCACCGTCACCGCGGACGCCCGCGCCGCGCGGCCGATCCGCGTGGGCTACCCGGACGCCGGGGCGACGCCGCGGGTGGCCGACCTGCTCGTCGTCCGCGAGCACCGGGGCCTGCTCCACGGCATCGGCACCGCGTTCCCCGGCGGGTACGGCGACGGCACGTCCATCGCGCACCTCGGCCCGGAGCTGCCCGCCGACGAGCTGGGCGTCCTCACCGGCGAGCAGGCGAGCGGCACGCCGGTGGACGGCACACCGGTGGGCTACCGGTTCGCGTGGCTCCACCGCGGCAAGGCGCCCACCGGCCTCGTCCGGTCCCCCGCCAAGCGGGACCTCGCCGAGGTGCGCACCGCGCTCGGCCCCGTGGCCGAGGGCTCGGACCTCCTCTACGGGGCGTTCCCGGTGCTGCCGCAGGGCATCAGCGGCCTCATCTGGGACGCCGACGTCGACACCCGGTCGATCGACTACGCCACCACCGGTGACGGGCTGCGCTGGGTGTTCTCGCCCTACCAGGTCCGCGACGGCGCGGGCGTGGCCGCGCAGTACTCGGAGCCGCTGGCGCTGCGCGCGGGTCGAGTGCACCGGGAGCGGTTCAACCACGCCGTGTTCGGGCCCACCCTGCCCGCCTCGGACAGGCCGTACCTGTCCCGGGCCGGCGACGTGATCGACTTCTCCGTGCCGGTGTTCGGCGACGGCGAGGGCCACACGGGCGGCGCGGCGCCCGCTTCCGCCCGCACCACCCTGCACCGGAACGGGGTGCTCGTCGGCGAGGAGCCGTACCCCGGCGGTGGGACGTTCGCCGTGCCGCCGGGTCCGGCGAGGTTCCGGATCGACACCGAGGTCGAGCGCGCGCCGGGCGTCTCGGAGTTCACCACCGCGGTGCGCTCGTCGTGGACGTTCCGCTCCGACACGGTGCCGGGCGCGGAAAGCCGGACGCTGCCGCTGACCGTGGTGCGGTTCGCGCCCGACCTCGACGACGCCACGGGCTCCGCGCCGCGCGGCCGGTTGCTGCGGGTGCCGCTCGTGGTGGAGCAGCAGGCCGCGGCGCGGGTCGACCGGCTCACCGTCGAGGTGTCGTTCGACGACGGGAAGTCGTGGTCGAAGGTGCCCGTCGCGGGCCGCACGGCGCTCGTGCGCAACCCCGGCGCGGCCGGGTTCGCCTCGTTGCGCGTCAGCGGCGCGGACCGGGCGGGCAACGGGTTCGAGCACACGCTGATCCGCGCTTACAAGATCGCCTAG
- the hemQ gene encoding hydrogen peroxide-dependent heme synthase, with amino-acid sequence MSRLNYTELNDTIRYTMWSVFRVEPGRLPDDRGPAAAEAQEYLDGLEAKGVVVRGVYDVAGLRADADYLIWWHAEEVEQVQQAYTGFRRTAVGRASTPVWSQVALHRPAEFNRSHIPAFLAGEDPRKYVCVYPFVRSYEWYLLPDEDRRRMLADHGKEARDYPDVRANTVASFALGDYEWILAFEADELHRIVDLMRHLRGTEARRHVREEVPFYTGTRVPAAELVANLP; translated from the coding sequence ATGTCCCGCTTGAACTACACCGAGCTCAACGACACCATCCGCTACACCATGTGGTCGGTCTTCCGGGTGGAGCCCGGCCGCCTGCCCGACGACCGCGGCCCGGCCGCGGCGGAGGCCCAGGAGTACCTGGACGGCCTGGAGGCCAAGGGCGTCGTGGTGCGCGGGGTGTACGACGTGGCCGGTCTGCGCGCGGACGCCGACTACCTGATCTGGTGGCACGCCGAGGAGGTCGAGCAGGTCCAGCAGGCGTACACCGGGTTCCGCCGCACCGCGGTGGGCCGCGCCTCGACCCCGGTGTGGAGCCAGGTGGCGCTGCACCGGCCCGCCGAGTTCAACCGCAGCCACATCCCGGCGTTCCTGGCCGGCGAGGACCCCCGCAAGTACGTCTGCGTGTACCCGTTCGTGCGGTCCTACGAGTGGTACCTGCTGCCCGACGAGGACCGGCGCCGCATGCTCGCCGACCACGGCAAGGAGGCCCGGGACTACCCGGACGTGCGCGCGAACACGGTCGCGTCGTTCGCGCTGGGCGACTACGAGTGGATCCTCGCCTTCGAGGCGGACGAGCTGCACCGCATCGTGGACCTGATGCGGCACCTGCGCGGCACCGAGGCGCGCCGCCACGTGCGCGAGGAGGTGCCGTTCTACACCGGCACCCGCGTGCCGGCGGCGGAGCTGGTCGCGAACCTGCCCTGA
- a CDS encoding S8 family serine peptidase, with the protein MLRTRTRGAAWGAAVLAVGLTAGPATGVAGAAPERSSPGTRGTGFSVTLITGDRVVVTGDGARSVQAGPGRANTAFTTFERDGHLHVVPNDALGALAGGRLDPRLFDVTGLRDAGYDDARRDTLPLVVTRAGDARPRAAAGVHVTRDLPAAGAVAAQAVKAEAATAYRALVDDPAVRKVWLDGVRKQDLDRSTAQIGAPAAWEAGYTGAGVKVAVLDGGVDGDHPDLAGSEVAERNFTGDPDATDLDGHGTHVAATVAGSGPRYRGVAPDAQILDGKVCSQGGCAESWILDGMQWAVEEGADVVNLSLGGTDGPEVDPLEEAVGALSASSGALFVIAAGNSGRPGSVGSPGSAEAALTVGAVERDDDIASFSSRGPRVGDGGVKPDITAPGVDVVAAKAARGVIGTPVGDGHVALSGTSMATPHVAGAAALLAQQHPDWTGARIKAALMASAEANPELTAFDQGAGRVDLARAITAAVVADPPSLSFGSQPWPHDDDTPVTKQLTLHNTGPLAVTAPVTVEATGPDGKPAPAGLFTAEPATATIPAGGRATVTVTADTRAGTLDGAYSGAVVVGDALRAPIGVDREPESYDITTRFVDATGGKPFAHSGVIIGLDNAVFTFLDGDSGTVTTRLPKGEYTAQVTVISGDQENPAYALLPRPSLSVTKAETVVFDARAAKPVEVTAPDPGATPSIADIGVTRTRGDRTAGVGSAFIGGFPESLTLAHTGPALPDDELAVSVGAQYEGVPVGDTPVNYRFAWIERGEVPTGFVRAPAERDLAEVRTAFGPVPEGRRVLHGGVAVNPDSGGGWATLFPVPPGGEVVDLVTVEDFTWTWAVLQVSGDFTVEADYEAAGDRPYRAGRTYRERFLSPVFGPGLPGERYTYAGRLGDEVQVGVPLLNDSANHLGGSAYATARTALYRDGVEVGSTARPNGVFTVPAGPAGYRIEADLTRAPGVSEFGTRVSGRWTFRSDTVTGERAKPLPLSVVRFTPELDATGGTPAGRVLRVPLTVEQQHGADAGRVRGVRVEVSFDDGESWSAVPVVGNSALVRNPAGAGFAALRARGSDSRGNTFEHSVLRAYRITG; encoded by the coding sequence GTGTTGAGGACACGCACACGGGGTGCCGCGTGGGGAGCCGCCGTCCTGGCGGTCGGCCTCACCGCGGGCCCGGCCACGGGGGTGGCCGGCGCGGCACCGGAGCGGTCGTCGCCCGGCACCAGGGGCACCGGCTTCTCCGTCACGCTCATCACCGGCGACCGGGTCGTCGTGACCGGCGACGGCGCGCGCTCCGTCCAGGCCGGCCCCGGCCGGGCGAACACCGCGTTCACCACCTTCGAGCGCGACGGGCACCTGCACGTCGTGCCGAACGACGCCCTCGGCGCACTCGCCGGGGGCCGGCTCGACCCGCGCCTGTTCGACGTCACCGGCCTGCGCGACGCGGGCTACGACGACGCCCGGCGCGACACCCTGCCCCTCGTCGTCACCCGCGCCGGCGACGCGCGGCCCCGCGCCGCCGCCGGCGTCCACGTGACCCGCGACCTGCCCGCCGCGGGCGCGGTCGCGGCCCAGGCAGTCAAGGCCGAGGCCGCCACCGCGTACCGGGCCCTCGTCGACGACCCGGCCGTGCGGAAGGTCTGGCTCGACGGCGTCCGGAAGCAGGACCTGGACCGCTCCACCGCGCAGATCGGCGCGCCCGCCGCCTGGGAGGCCGGGTACACCGGCGCGGGCGTCAAGGTCGCCGTGCTCGACGGCGGCGTCGACGGCGACCACCCCGACCTGGCCGGCAGCGAGGTCGCCGAGCGGAACTTCACCGGCGACCCCGACGCCACCGACCTCGACGGCCACGGCACGCACGTCGCCGCGACCGTCGCAGGCTCGGGCCCCCGGTACCGGGGCGTCGCGCCGGACGCGCAGATCCTCGACGGCAAGGTGTGCTCGCAGGGCGGCTGCGCCGAGTCCTGGATCCTCGACGGCATGCAGTGGGCCGTCGAGGAGGGCGCCGACGTGGTCAACCTCAGCCTCGGCGGCACCGACGGCCCCGAGGTCGACCCGCTGGAGGAGGCCGTCGGCGCGCTGTCCGCGAGCAGCGGCGCGCTGTTCGTCATCGCCGCGGGCAACTCCGGCCGGCCCGGCTCCGTCGGCTCCCCCGGCAGCGCCGAGGCGGCGCTGACCGTCGGCGCGGTCGAGCGCGACGACGACATCGCGTCCTTCTCCAGTCGGGGCCCGCGCGTCGGCGACGGTGGTGTCAAGCCCGACATCACCGCGCCGGGCGTGGACGTCGTCGCCGCCAAGGCCGCCCGGGGCGTCATCGGCACCCCGGTCGGCGACGGTCACGTCGCCCTGTCCGGCACGTCCATGGCCACCCCGCACGTCGCGGGCGCCGCCGCGCTGCTCGCCCAGCAGCACCCCGACTGGACCGGCGCGCGGATCAAGGCCGCCCTCATGGCGTCGGCCGAGGCCAACCCGGAGCTGACCGCGTTCGACCAGGGCGCGGGCCGCGTGGACCTGGCCAGGGCGATCACCGCCGCCGTCGTCGCCGACCCGCCGTCGCTGTCGTTCGGCTCCCAGCCGTGGCCGCACGACGACGACACCCCCGTGACGAAGCAGCTGACCCTGCACAACACGGGCCCGCTGGCGGTCACCGCACCGGTGACCGTCGAGGCGACCGGCCCCGACGGGAAGCCCGCGCCGGCCGGCCTGTTCACCGCCGAACCCGCCACCGCCACCATCCCGGCGGGCGGTCGGGCCACCGTCACCGTCACCGCCGACACCCGCGCCGGCACGCTCGACGGCGCGTACTCGGGCGCCGTCGTCGTCGGCGACGCGCTGCGGGCACCGATCGGCGTCGACCGCGAGCCGGAGAGCTACGACATCACCACGCGGTTCGTCGACGCGACCGGCGGGAAGCCCTTCGCGCACTCCGGCGTGATCATCGGCCTGGACAACGCCGTGTTCACGTTCCTCGACGGCGACAGCGGCACCGTCACCACCCGCCTGCCCAAGGGCGAGTACACCGCGCAGGTCACCGTGATCAGCGGGGACCAGGAGAACCCGGCGTACGCGCTGCTGCCGCGGCCGAGCCTGTCCGTCACCAAGGCCGAGACCGTGGTGTTCGACGCGCGCGCCGCGAAACCGGTGGAGGTCACCGCGCCGGACCCCGGCGCCACACCGTCCATCGCGGACATCGGCGTCACCCGCACCCGCGGGGACCGCACGGCCGGCGTCGGCTCGGCGTTCATCGGCGGGTTCCCGGAATCGCTGACCCTCGCCCACACCGGTCCCGCGCTGCCCGACGACGAACTGGCCGTGTCGGTCGGCGCCCAGTACGAGGGCGTTCCGGTCGGCGACACCCCGGTGAACTACCGGTTCGCCTGGATCGAGCGCGGCGAGGTGCCCACCGGGTTCGTCCGGGCGCCCGCCGAGCGCGACCTCGCCGAGGTGCGCACCGCGTTCGGGCCCGTGCCCGAGGGCAGGCGGGTGCTGCACGGCGGCGTGGCGGTGAACCCGGACAGCGGCGGCGGCTGGGCCACCCTGTTCCCGGTGCCCCCCGGCGGCGAGGTGGTCGACCTCGTCACCGTCGAGGACTTCACCTGGACGTGGGCGGTCCTCCAGGTCTCGGGGGACTTCACGGTCGAGGCCGACTACGAGGCGGCGGGCGACCGCCCGTACCGCGCGGGCCGCACCTACCGGGAGCGGTTCCTGTCCCCGGTGTTCGGGCCCGGCCTGCCCGGGGAGCGCTACACCTACGCGGGACGCCTCGGCGACGAGGTCCAGGTCGGCGTCCCGCTGCTGAACGACTCCGCGAACCACCTCGGCGGCTCCGCCTACGCCACCGCGCGCACCGCGCTGTACCGCGACGGCGTGGAGGTCGGTTCGACGGCCCGCCCCAACGGCGTGTTCACCGTGCCCGCCGGCCCGGCCGGCTACCGGATCGAGGCCGACCTCACCCGCGCGCCGGGCGTCTCCGAGTTCGGCACGCGGGTCAGCGGCCGGTGGACGTTCCGCTCGGACACCGTGACCGGTGAGCGGGCGAAGCCCCTGCCGCTGTCGGTGGTGCGGTTCACGCCGGAGCTGGACGCGACCGGCGGCACGCCCGCCGGGCGGGTGCTGCGCGTGCCGCTGACCGTCGAGCAGCAGCACGGGGCCGACGCCGGCCGCGTGCGCGGCGTCCGGGTCGAGGTGTCGTTCGACGACGGGGAGTCGTGGTCGGCGGTGCCCGTGGTCGGGAACTCCGCGCTCGTGCGCAACCCCGCCGGGGCCGGGTTCGCGGCGCTGCGCGCCCGGGGCTCCGACAGCAGGGGCAACACGTTCGAGCACTCCGTGCTCCGGGCCTACCGGATCACCGGCTGA